A region of Vespula vulgaris chromosome 1, iyVesVulg1.1, whole genome shotgun sequence DNA encodes the following proteins:
- the LOC127065354 gene encoding B-cell receptor-associated protein 31 encodes MSLQWSLVACFLYIEMLIVLLLVLPIMSPTRWQKFFKSRFAQSLSYQSSTIFYIIIVILVLFWLDSVREIVKYSTIGERAGEHAHLDAEMQGNMKLFRAQRNFYISGFSLFLSIVIQRLSTLISTQAHLLAQNEAAMRQAQSATTTARSLLSQKPNGESAQNDSNEAHDKAVSELKNQIKDLQAKKLELENELIKEKKDKEAIKSQAESLTKEYDRLSAEHAKSLLSSGDKKSD; translated from the exons ATGAGTTTACAGTGGTCCCTGGTTGCCTGtttcttatatatagaaatgttaATTGTATTATTGCTAGTATTACCTATAATGTCACCAACAAGATggcaaaaatttttcaaatcacgCTTTGCACAAAGTTTAAGTTATCAGTCATcgactatattttatataataattgtaatattagtCTTATTTTGGTTGGATTCTGTCAGAGAGATAGTTAAGTACTCAACGATTGGAGAACGTGCTGGAGAACATGCGCATTTAGATGCAGAAATGCAAG GAAACATGAAACTTTTCCGAGCGCAAAGAAACTTCTATATATCaggattttcattatttttgagTATAGTTATACAACGTTTGTCAACATTAATCTCTACACAAGCTCACCTTTTAGCTCAAAATGAAGCTGCTATGAGACAAGCGCAATCTGCTACAACCACAGCGAGAAGTTTACTTTCTCAGAAACCGAATGGTGAAAGCGCTCAAAATGACTCTAATGAGGCACATGATAAAGCTGTTTCAGAattgaaaaatcaaattaagGACTTGCAAGCAAAAAAACTTGAACTTGAGAATGAgctaataaaagaaaagaaagataaagaagctATCAAATCACAAGCTGAATCTTTAACAAAAGAATATGATCGTTTGAGTGCTGAACATGCAAAATCCCTACTATCAAGcggagataaaaaaagtgaTTGA
- the LOC127065306 gene encoding 3'(2'),5'-bisphosphate nucleotidase 1 isoform X2, with product MKCVSTVPILATSISATIRAGKIIRDVMSDGGLKIVEKGKNDLQTEADRCAQKCIITSLSRLFPNITIIGEEESNSCEIPSDWIVTEADQDILKLKLPAHLENIDPKDVCIWVDPLDGTSEYTQGLVEHVTVLVGVAIGERAVGGVIHQPYYKDNEKGILGRTLWGINGVGYGGFVPVSPPDGKRFITTTRSHSDKNVKAAIDALSPDEVIRVGGAGHKVILLLEGKAHAYVFASQGCKKWDTCAPEAVLHAIGGTLTDFYGEKYAYHAETIHPNLRGVLATAPGQAHQWYLNHIPEEVKQNLQ from the exons ATGAAATGTGTTAGTACTGTGCCAATAC TGGCTACTTCTATATCAGCTACAATACGCGCAGGAAAAATAATTCGTGATGTTATGAGTGATGGAGGCttaaaaatagtagaaaaagGCAAAAATGATTTACAAACTGAAGCTGATCGCTGTGCACAGAAATGTATTATAACTTCTTTAAGCCGACTATTTCCAAACATTACTATTATTGGAGAAGAAGAATCCAATAGTTGTGAAATACCATCCGATTGGATTGTTACTGAAGCAGATCAAGATATTTTGAAGTTAAAATTGCCAGCGCATCTTGAAAATATAGATCCAAAAGATGTGTGTATTTGGGTAGATCCTTTAGAtg GCACATCTGAATATACACAAGGACTTGTAGAGCATGTTACGGTATTAGTGGGAGTAGCAATTGGAGAGAGAGCAGTTGGAGGTGTGATTCATCAACcatattataaagataatgaaaaggGTATATTAGGTCGTACATTATGGGGTATCAATGGAGTAGGATATGGTGGATTTGTACCAGTTTCACCTCCTGAtggaaaaagatttattacaaCCACGcg ttcGCACTCGGATAAAAATGTTAAGGCTGCTATAGATGCTTTGAGCCCAGATGAGGTAATTCGTGTAGGTGGTGCAGGCCATAAA GTAATTTTACTTTTGGAAGGTAAAGCACATGCTTATGTATTTGCTAGTCAAGGTTGCAAAAAATGGGATACTTGTGCACCTGAAGCAGTATTGCATGCAATTGGTGGAACTTTAACTGATTTTTATGGAGAAAAATATGCATATCACGCAGAAACAATACATCCGAATTTAAGAGGTGTTTTAGCTACTGCTCCTGGACAGGCACATCAGTGGTATTTAAATCATATACCAGAAGAAGTCAAACAAAATTTACAATAA
- the LOC127065306 gene encoding 3'(2'),5'-bisphosphate nucleotidase 1 isoform X3, whose amino-acid sequence MSDGGLKIVEKGKNDLQTEADRCAQKCIITSLSRLFPNITIIGEEESNSCEIPSDWIVTEADQDILKLKLPAHLENIDPKDVCIWVDPLDGTSEYTQGLVEHVTVLVGVAIGERAVGGVIHQPYYKDNEKGILGRTLWGINGVGYGGFVPVSPPDGKRFITTTRSHSDKNVKAAIDALSPDEVIRVGGAGHKVILLLEGKAHAYVFASQGCKKWDTCAPEAVLHAIGGTLTDFYGEKYAYHAETIHPNLRGVLATAPGQAHQWYLNHIPEEVKQNLQ is encoded by the exons ATGAGTGATGGAGGCttaaaaatagtagaaaaagGCAAAAATGATTTACAAACTGAAGCTGATCGCTGTGCACAGAAATGTATTATAACTTCTTTAAGCCGACTATTTCCAAACATTACTATTATTGGAGAAGAAGAATCCAATAGTTGTGAAATACCATCCGATTGGATTGTTACTGAAGCAGATCAAGATATTTTGAAGTTAAAATTGCCAGCGCATCTTGAAAATATAGATCCAAAAGATGTGTGTATTTGGGTAGATCCTTTAGAtg GCACATCTGAATATACACAAGGACTTGTAGAGCATGTTACGGTATTAGTGGGAGTAGCAATTGGAGAGAGAGCAGTTGGAGGTGTGATTCATCAACcatattataaagataatgaaaaggGTATATTAGGTCGTACATTATGGGGTATCAATGGAGTAGGATATGGTGGATTTGTACCAGTTTCACCTCCTGAtggaaaaagatttattacaaCCACGcg ttcGCACTCGGATAAAAATGTTAAGGCTGCTATAGATGCTTTGAGCCCAGATGAGGTAATTCGTGTAGGTGGTGCAGGCCATAAA GTAATTTTACTTTTGGAAGGTAAAGCACATGCTTATGTATTTGCTAGTCAAGGTTGCAAAAAATGGGATACTTGTGCACCTGAAGCAGTATTGCATGCAATTGGTGGAACTTTAACTGATTTTTATGGAGAAAAATATGCATATCACGCAGAAACAATACATCCGAATTTAAGAGGTGTTTTAGCTACTGCTCCTGGACAGGCACATCAGTGGTATTTAAATCATATACCAGAAGAAGTCAAACAAAATTTACAATAA
- the LOC127065384 gene encoding MICOS complex subunit mic25-a isoform X2 has protein sequence MGSGQSTRKLTISNEEEIGVIKVSNAVVERLAQGCNKVPTDTIKDNQKEQELQVQNQYWQRRLQDMEKKHLLIDRILEEEYKKTIDEFSSGKVIGQKMEDNLSDEQLCTAGKEKIIKCYQENPKEILNCSDLVEEFSNCVDQRRVNLITTRC, from the exons atGGGTTCTGGTCAGAGTACTCGCAAATTGACTATATCcaatgaagaagaaataggaGTGATCAAAGTATCTAATGCAGTTGTAGAACGATTAGCTCAAGGATGTAACAAAGTTCCCACTGACACTATTAAGGAT AATCAGAAAGAACAAGAACTTCAAGTTCAAAATCAGTATTGGCAGAGACGCTTGCAAGACATGGAAAAAAAGCATTTATTGATAGATCGCAttttagaagaagaatataaaaaaactatTGATGAATTTTCTTCTGGTAAAGTAATAG gacaaaaaatggaagataatCTCAGCGACGAACAACTATGTACtgcaggaaaagaaaaaataataaaatgttatcaaGAGAATCCTAAGGAAATACTTAACTGTTCAGATTTAGTAGAAGAATTTTCTAACTGTGTGGATCAACGTAgagtaaatttaattacaacaCGTTGTTAA
- the LOC127065300 gene encoding 28S ribosomal protein S31, mitochondrial, whose protein sequence is MLITSVISKGIKFRIPITTQKLHTLIKMYSTSSGSSSNSSSDSPSDSSSDSSSDSDSDTQNIKKKKPVADVSAKSLDDLIDNLLSNNKKKIDVAMPPRKIIKEDKSSIMKKNKSYEAQLIQAAEDIANAFNINKGETKTQLLNRLSNIYKEDYKKKQHENLSKKQDEIISGYRFSKKSKHMGSNEQWRYKADIARKFKSDDKISIIQQLQIEEKRKKYQAERTLRKEKLSKKVTIFKDIKEPTTSIPKLSMWESLEKRELDLILYHSPKNIFQEMIQWTELGILWKFPIDNEIGMEEESNVHFSEHVFLERHLKGWCPKSGPIRHFMELVCVGLSKNPYLSVNEKMNHITWYKEYFKEKKELLTELGAINVSSTIKEQTKT, encoded by the exons ATGTTGATTACAAGTGTAATTTCAAA AGGGATTAAGTTTCGAATTCCGATAACAACTCAAAAATTACAcactttaattaaaatgtattctACCTCATCTGGCTCATCATCTAATTCATCATCAGACTCTCCATCCGATTCATCGTCAGACTCGTCATCTGATTCTGATTCAGATAcacaaaatataaagaaaaaaaaaccagtTGCAGATGTTTCTGCAAAATCATTGGATGATCTTATAGATAACCTAttg tcgaacaataaaaagaaaatagatgtTGCTATGCCtccaagaaaaattattaaagaggATAAATCatctataatgaaaaaaaataagtcgtACG AAGCACAACTTATACAAGCTGCCGAAGATATAGCAAAtgcttttaatataaataagggAGAAACAAAGACACAATTATTAAATAGGTTATCCAATATATATAAGgaagattataaaaagaaacaacatgAAAACTTGAG taaaaaaCAAGACGAGATCATATCAGGATAtagattttctaaaaaaagcaaacataTGGGTAGTAATGAACAATGGAGATACAAAGCTGATATTGCTCGTAAGTTTAAATCTGATGATAAAATAAGTATTATCCAGCAATTACAGATagaggaaaaacgaaaaaagtatCAGGCTGAAAGAACtctaaggaaagaaaaactaagCAAAAAAGTAACAATTTTTAAGGACATAAAAGAGCCTACAACAAGCATACCAAAATTATCCATGTGGGAATccttagaaaaaagagaacttgatttaattctttatcattctcccaaaaatatttttcaagaaatgaTACAATGGACTGAATTAGGAATATTATGGAAATTTCCTATTGATAATGAAATTG gaatggaagaagaaagtaatgtGCATTTCTCTGAACATGTATTTCTAGAACGTCATTTAAAAGGTTGGTGCCCTAAAAGTGGTCCAATACGTCATTTTATGGAACTTGTATGCGTAGGTCTTTCTAAAAATCCATACTTGtctgtaaatgaaaaaatgaatcaCATTACATGGTATAAAGAATActttaaagagaagaaagaattattaacaGAATTAGGTGCAATTAATGTTTCATCCACTATAAAGGAGCAGACAAAAACttag
- the LOC127065306 gene encoding 3'(2'),5'-bisphosphate nucleotidase 1 isoform X1, with the protein MAQSASLLTRIVATSISATIRAGKIIRDVMSDGGLKIVEKGKNDLQTEADRCAQKCIITSLSRLFPNITIIGEEESNSCEIPSDWIVTEADQDILKLKLPAHLENIDPKDVCIWVDPLDGTSEYTQGLVEHVTVLVGVAIGERAVGGVIHQPYYKDNEKGILGRTLWGINGVGYGGFVPVSPPDGKRFITTTRSHSDKNVKAAIDALSPDEVIRVGGAGHKVILLLEGKAHAYVFASQGCKKWDTCAPEAVLHAIGGTLTDFYGEKYAYHAETIHPNLRGVLATAPGQAHQWYLNHIPEEVKQNLQ; encoded by the exons aTGGCTCAAAGTGCTTCTCTTTTAACACGTATAGTGGCTACTTCTATATCAGCTACAATACGCGCAGGAAAAATAATTCGTGATGTTATGAGTGATGGAGGCttaaaaatagtagaaaaagGCAAAAATGATTTACAAACTGAAGCTGATCGCTGTGCACAGAAATGTATTATAACTTCTTTAAGCCGACTATTTCCAAACATTACTATTATTGGAGAAGAAGAATCCAATAGTTGTGAAATACCATCCGATTGGATTGTTACTGAAGCAGATCAAGATATTTTGAAGTTAAAATTGCCAGCGCATCTTGAAAATATAGATCCAAAAGATGTGTGTATTTGGGTAGATCCTTTAGAtg GCACATCTGAATATACACAAGGACTTGTAGAGCATGTTACGGTATTAGTGGGAGTAGCAATTGGAGAGAGAGCAGTTGGAGGTGTGATTCATCAACcatattataaagataatgaaaaggGTATATTAGGTCGTACATTATGGGGTATCAATGGAGTAGGATATGGTGGATTTGTACCAGTTTCACCTCCTGAtggaaaaagatttattacaaCCACGcg ttcGCACTCGGATAAAAATGTTAAGGCTGCTATAGATGCTTTGAGCCCAGATGAGGTAATTCGTGTAGGTGGTGCAGGCCATAAA GTAATTTTACTTTTGGAAGGTAAAGCACATGCTTATGTATTTGCTAGTCAAGGTTGCAAAAAATGGGATACTTGTGCACCTGAAGCAGTATTGCATGCAATTGGTGGAACTTTAACTGATTTTTATGGAGAAAAATATGCATATCACGCAGAAACAATACATCCGAATTTAAGAGGTGTTTTAGCTACTGCTCCTGGACAGGCACATCAGTGGTATTTAAATCATATACCAGAAGAAGTCAAACAAAATTTACAATAA
- the LOC127065384 gene encoding uncharacterized protein LOC127065384 isoform X1, with protein MGSGQSTRKLTISNEEEIGVIKVSNAVVERLAQGCNKVPTDTIKDVSSFTPTQSANPTVPLSSSQTGNVPSGYPVYYYPELTLSALEIQNQKEQELQVQNQYWQRRLQDMEKKHLLIDRILEEEYKKTIDEFSSGKVIGQKMEDNLSDEQLCTAGKEKIIKCYQENPKEILNCSDLVEEFSNCVDQRRVNLITTRC; from the exons atGGGTTCTGGTCAGAGTACTCGCAAATTGACTATATCcaatgaagaagaaataggaGTGATCAAAGTATCTAATGCAGTTGTAGAACGATTAGCTCAAGGATGTAACAAAGTTCCCACTGACACTATTAAGGATGTAAGCTCATTTACTCCAACACAATCAGCTAATCCTACAGTTCCTCTATCATCATCACAAACGGGAAATGTACCGTCTGGATATCCAGTATACTATTATCCAGAATTAACATTATCTGCTCTTGAAATACAGAATCAGAAAGAACAAGAACTTCAAGTTCAAAATCAGTATTGGCAGAGACGCTTGCAAGACATGGAAAAAAAGCATTTATTGATAGATCGCAttttagaagaagaatataaaaaaactatTGATGAATTTTCTTCTGGTAAAGTAATAG gacaaaaaatggaagataatCTCAGCGACGAACAACTATGTACtgcaggaaaagaaaaaataataaaatgttatcaaGAGAATCCTAAGGAAATACTTAACTGTTCAGATTTAGTAGAAGAATTTTCTAACTGTGTGGATCAACGTAgagtaaatttaattacaacaCGTTGTTAA